From a region of the Mauremys mutica isolate MM-2020 ecotype Southern chromosome 12, ASM2049712v1, whole genome shotgun sequence genome:
- the LOC123345116 gene encoding killer cell lectin-like receptor subfamily B member 1B allele B — protein sequence MRQLLDSPPSCTLSSSSALAMAGEIVYADLNIPGAFPTSKSLHPAQHPKIPQCPRWHRMALWLGWAGNIILVAAVIVLGVWGQTGRQGTTNGIECNSSLKDSQSCSNQNLYPKPDNNSTEGCGCKLCPADWLPHKNKCYWVSKESKTWNESREDCSAKSSQMLMIQDKEDMVYVLSIPQLNLVWLGLSVTSPERKWTWVDGSTFDETLFQLTGAADRESCGMITGNHTISETCTAVAKWICEKVALK from the exons ATGAGGCAACTCTTAGACAGTCCGCCTTCTTGTACCCTCTCATCTTCCTCTGCACTTGCCATGGCTGGAGAAATAGTATATGCTGATTTAAACATTCCTGGAGCTTTTCCCACTTCAAAGTCACTGCATCCAGCTCAGCACCCCA AAATCCCTCAGTGCCCACGCTGGCATCGGATGGCTCTATGGCTTGGATGGGCTGGGAACATCATCCTGGTGGCAGCTGTGATCGTGCTTGGTGTTTGGG GTCAGACTGGAAGACAGGGAACAACAAATGGAATTGAATGTAATTCCAGCCTGAAGGATTCCCAGTCTTGTTCGAATCAAAATTTGTATCCAAAGCCAGACAACAACTCAACAG AGGGCTGTGGGTGCAAACTGTGCCCCGCTGACTGGCTGCCACACAAGAACAAGTGCTATTGGGTCTCTAAAGAAAGTAAAACATGGAATGAGAGTCGTGAGGACTGCTCAGCGAAGAGCTCTCAGATGCTCATGATCCAAGACAAGGAGGACATG GTGTATGTACTGAGTATTCCACAACTGAACCTGGTCTGGCTTGGACTCAGTGTAACATCCCCAGAGAGGAAATGGACCTGGGTGGACGGCTCCACATTTGATGAAACACT GTTCCAGCTAACAGGCGCTGCTGACAGGGAGAGCTGTGGGATGATCACAGGGAACCACACTATTTCAGAAACCTGCACGGCTGTAGCTAAATGGATTTGTGAGAAAGTTGCCCTGAAATaa